From one Salinibacterium hongtaonis genomic stretch:
- a CDS encoding ABC transporter ATP-binding protein, with protein sequence MSDVPLIVVENLVVDYGSGARRHRAVDDVSFEIAEGETLGLLGESGSGKSTIGRAILGLVPATSGRIFFRGTELTALSARGRRAFGSHIRAVFQDPNSTLNPVRRIGATLLEGIPRSDAARTGRMLSLLSRMGLPAGTEDNFPAAFSGGQRQRIAIARAMMSQPSLVVCDEPVTALDVSVQAQVLNLLREVQSNTGLGYLFIGHDIEVVRYMSERIAVLEKGRLVECGPADDVVRNPSQPYTQQLVAAMLATAHPGVGRAESLSSLHGVG encoded by the coding sequence ATGTCAGATGTGCCGCTGATCGTGGTTGAGAACCTCGTTGTCGACTACGGGTCGGGCGCTCGCCGTCACCGTGCCGTGGATGATGTGAGCTTCGAGATTGCTGAAGGAGAGACGCTCGGCCTTCTGGGCGAGTCCGGGTCGGGAAAGTCAACGATCGGCCGGGCGATTCTGGGGTTGGTTCCCGCGACGTCAGGCCGAATCTTCTTTCGCGGCACCGAGCTGACGGCCCTAAGTGCGCGGGGTCGCCGTGCCTTCGGTTCGCACATTCGCGCGGTGTTCCAAGATCCGAACAGCACGCTCAACCCCGTGCGACGCATCGGGGCCACGCTTCTCGAAGGGATCCCGCGCAGTGACGCCGCACGCACGGGACGGATGCTGAGCCTGCTGAGCAGGATGGGCCTGCCCGCGGGAACAGAAGACAACTTTCCTGCGGCATTTTCGGGCGGACAGCGGCAACGCATAGCCATCGCACGGGCCATGATGAGCCAGCCGTCCCTCGTCGTGTGCGACGAGCCGGTGACGGCGCTAGATGTATCTGTGCAGGCCCAGGTGCTCAACCTGCTCCGTGAGGTGCAGAGCAACACGGGGCTGGGGTATTTGTTTATCGGTCACGACATCGAAGTCGTTCGCTATATGTCGGAGCGCATCGCTGTGCTGGAGAAGGGTCGACTCGTGGAGTGCGGACCGGCAGATGACGTCGTGCGGAATCCTTCACAGCCCTACACGCAGCAGCTCGTTGCGGCGATGCTCGCAACCGCTCACCCCGGAGTCGGGCGCGCAGAGAGTCTCAGCTCACTGCACGGGGTGGGCTAG
- a CDS encoding TetR-like C-terminal domain-containing protein encodes MTAVQPTPKRAAPRSRGAERKEDIQRVVLELVAARGIEGVTVDAIAAAAKASKATLYRRWPTKTDLIREAIEMSFGGDRPHDPGDLGSLRLELHAVLSGAARMLRDNRRLIIALMDGAQRDATVFRLMRQETQENVREATQRPLLRAIARGEVGPDVNPDLVTDIALPIMHHRSIWNEPIDDRFLDHLVDNVLMPLAKAAMPAASRNEAPSAV; translated from the coding sequence ATGACTGCTGTGCAACCGACTCCGAAGCGCGCCGCGCCGCGGTCTCGAGGAGCGGAGCGTAAAGAGGACATTCAGCGCGTCGTCCTCGAGCTCGTTGCCGCCCGAGGCATCGAGGGGGTTACCGTCGACGCGATCGCGGCGGCGGCGAAAGCCTCCAAAGCAACGCTGTATCGCCGGTGGCCCACAAAAACCGATCTCATCCGCGAGGCAATCGAGATGTCATTCGGCGGCGATCGGCCGCACGATCCGGGCGACCTGGGTTCCCTTCGACTAGAGCTTCACGCGGTGCTCAGCGGCGCCGCTCGGATGCTCCGCGACAATCGCCGGCTCATCATCGCTCTTATGGATGGCGCCCAACGCGACGCAACCGTTTTTCGGCTCATGCGCCAAGAGACTCAAGAAAACGTGCGCGAGGCAACCCAGCGCCCGCTCCTCCGCGCAATCGCCCGCGGCGAGGTCGGCCCCGACGTGAACCCTGACCTCGTCACCGATATCGCCTTGCCGATCATGCACCATCGCTCAATCTGGAATGAGCCGATCGACGACCGTTTTCTTGATCACCTGGTCGACAACGTGTTGATGCCCCTCGCGAAGGCAGCCATGCCTGCTGCCTCCCGCAATGAAGCGCCCTCCGCGGTCTAG
- a CDS encoding nuclear transport factor 2 family protein translates to MERKLSEERAAATPAALPPYTFAGPLATIADPGFFRSWVDDEQFIEELIKADDPEVREVKRIAVEFQRQMAMVVATGDIAGNIDALLERFIDEGYKQHDAHLTDGREPLARFFKGAAAAGIDLWPPMPVCVVVEGDIAALLLEASNPDGSRRNIPTMFRVGGGRMTEHWSAASPPPGAIQD, encoded by the coding sequence GTGGAGCGGAAACTGAGCGAGGAACGGGCCGCTGCAACGCCGGCGGCCCTGCCCCCCTACACATTCGCAGGGCCCTTGGCGACGATCGCCGACCCAGGCTTCTTTCGCAGCTGGGTCGACGACGAGCAGTTCATAGAAGAGCTGATCAAAGCCGACGACCCCGAGGTTCGCGAAGTCAAGCGCATCGCTGTCGAGTTTCAGCGGCAGATGGCCATGGTTGTCGCTACGGGCGACATCGCGGGCAATATCGATGCTCTCCTCGAACGATTCATCGACGAAGGCTACAAGCAGCACGACGCCCACCTCACCGACGGCCGCGAGCCGCTGGCGAGATTCTTCAAGGGGGCAGCTGCGGCCGGCATCGACCTCTGGCCGCCCATGCCCGTCTGTGTTGTCGTCGAGGGCGACATTGCGGCGCTTCTGCTCGAAGCAAGCAACCCAGATGGCTCCCGCCGCAACATCCCCACGATGTTTCGAGTGGGAGGCGGGCGGATGACCGAGCACTGGAGCGCAGCTTCACCGCCCCCCGGCGCCATCCAAGACTGA
- a CDS encoding NADP-dependent succinic semialdehyde dehydrogenase, giving the protein MAICTINPTTGRIEAEFAAHDAAETSRRITESAAAFAALGETCFDERAEWMRAAASLLEAESEATARLLTSEMGKPISQARAEVLKCARALRFYADNASTFLADEPVADPAIVAAQRAVVTYRPLGVILAVMPWNFPLWQAIRFAAPALMAGNTALLKHSSNVPQTALYLDALFERSGFPSGSFRVLFIGAGDVESVIRDARVKAVTLTGSEGAGRAVAAIAGSEVKKSVIELGGSDPFIVMPSADVEAASSIAVKARFSNTGQSCVCAKRFIVHTDIYDEFTRLFVEKTRALNVGDPMDESVEIGPLATEQAREDIAALVDDAIAKGASLLAGGHRPDLPGWFYEPTVLSDLTDDMRIVTEESFGPVASLYRVNDLDEAITIANQTEFGLSSSVWTNDAADEAAFISRIEAGAVFVNGMTVSFPELPFGGIKNSGYGRELGRHGIREFTNVKTVWKG; this is encoded by the coding sequence ATGGCGATCTGCACCATCAACCCCACAACAGGGCGAATCGAAGCCGAATTCGCCGCCCATGATGCCGCCGAAACCTCGCGGCGCATCACCGAATCGGCGGCAGCATTCGCAGCACTGGGCGAAACATGCTTCGACGAGCGCGCCGAGTGGATGCGGGCAGCGGCTTCTCTGCTCGAGGCGGAGTCTGAGGCGACTGCGCGGCTTCTCACCAGCGAGATGGGAAAACCGATCTCGCAGGCCAGAGCCGAGGTGCTCAAGTGCGCCCGCGCTCTTCGGTTTTACGCCGATAACGCGAGCACCTTTCTCGCCGATGAGCCGGTCGCCGACCCTGCCATCGTTGCGGCCCAGCGTGCCGTAGTCACCTACCGGCCGCTTGGGGTAATCCTCGCGGTCATGCCATGGAATTTTCCACTGTGGCAGGCCATACGCTTCGCCGCTCCTGCGCTCATGGCCGGCAACACCGCCCTTCTCAAACACTCATCGAACGTTCCCCAAACCGCTCTCTACCTCGACGCCCTGTTCGAGCGCAGCGGGTTTCCTTCCGGCTCCTTTCGTGTTCTGTTCATCGGCGCCGGCGACGTTGAATCTGTCATCCGGGATGCACGAGTGAAGGCTGTGACACTCACGGGCTCGGAGGGCGCCGGTCGCGCCGTCGCCGCCATCGCCGGGTCTGAGGTCAAGAAAAGCGTGATCGAGCTGGGCGGATCGGATCCATTTATTGTCATGCCCAGCGCAGATGTGGAAGCCGCGTCGTCGATCGCAGTGAAAGCGCGCTTCAGTAACACGGGGCAAAGCTGCGTCTGCGCCAAGCGCTTTATCGTGCACACCGACATCTACGACGAGTTCACGCGCCTATTCGTTGAGAAGACACGAGCGTTGAACGTCGGAGACCCGATGGACGAGTCGGTTGAGATCGGCCCACTGGCCACAGAACAAGCCCGCGAAGATATAGCGGCGCTGGTCGACGACGCCATCGCCAAGGGCGCGAGCCTGCTTGCGGGAGGGCATCGTCCCGACCTCCCGGGATGGTTTTACGAACCGACCGTGCTGAGCGATCTGACGGATGATATGCGCATCGTGACCGAGGAATCGTTTGGTCCCGTTGCATCCCTCTATCGGGTAAACGATCTCGACGAAGCGATCACAATCGCTAACCAGACAGAATTCGGGCTCAGTTCCTCGGTATGGACGAACGACGCCGCGGACGAGGCGGCGTTCATCTCACGCATCGAGGCGGGGGCCGTCTTCGTCAACGGGATGACCGTCTCGTTTCCGGAGCTGCCCTTCGGCGGAATCAAAAACTCGGGTTACGGTCGCGAACTGGGGCGCCACGGCATCCGGGAGTTCACGAACGTCAAAACCGTCTGGAAAGGCTAA
- a CDS encoding acyl-CoA dehydrogenase family protein, with protein sequence MTEAVKVEQLSARDTLTPSSMLTDTGRRMRDEVLEFVPEMQKLGPAAEQGRGLADEVNRQLKQIGVWDLGTPIEYGGTASGARDLVEVLEAVGRGDGSAGWLAQAAATNHNLVSAYSDEAVAEVFASSADVPGPRLVGASVFARQVGSAHAVSGGWKVKGKWGFATGCRTATWAMVGADYVKPDGTPSRGLALLPTSTCRIIEDWNVTGMSATASNSIVADDDVFIPTDRFFDLHEMPDRMNGLHERFAGLAFGWPSEARIVAITLNLASVALGLAEGALESFLSSAPKRTPFNLPYATIADSPGTQIVVGRSQAAIDAARSVVQSIADGIDRNSLEGLDFTATEASRTHMDLIFAIRLCRDAIADLEEALGSSVALLSNPIQRAHRDLRVLASHGAIRFDPLAELTGKDALGRNLDPTFSGGLPSIP encoded by the coding sequence GTGACTGAAGCAGTCAAGGTTGAGCAGTTGTCGGCTCGCGACACGCTGACGCCGAGCTCGATGCTCACCGACACCGGGCGCCGTATGCGCGACGAGGTGCTCGAGTTTGTGCCAGAAATGCAGAAGCTCGGCCCCGCAGCAGAACAGGGGCGCGGGCTCGCCGACGAAGTGAACCGTCAGCTCAAGCAGATCGGTGTGTGGGATCTCGGCACACCGATCGAATATGGCGGAACAGCATCCGGTGCCCGCGACCTCGTTGAGGTGCTTGAGGCCGTCGGCCGCGGTGACGGCTCGGCCGGTTGGCTCGCGCAGGCTGCCGCGACGAACCACAACCTAGTTTCGGCCTACTCAGACGAAGCTGTGGCAGAAGTCTTCGCGTCGTCCGCCGACGTTCCCGGGCCGCGTCTCGTCGGGGCCTCCGTGTTTGCCCGTCAGGTCGGCTCCGCTCACGCCGTTTCGGGCGGGTGGAAGGTCAAAGGCAAGTGGGGCTTTGCGACCGGATGCCGAACAGCGACGTGGGCGATGGTTGGTGCCGACTATGTGAAACCCGACGGCACGCCCAGCCGCGGCCTTGCCCTGTTGCCGACCTCGACGTGTCGCATCATCGAGGACTGGAACGTCACCGGCATGTCGGCCACGGCAAGCAACTCGATTGTCGCTGACGATGATGTGTTCATCCCCACAGATCGGTTCTTCGACCTGCACGAGATGCCCGACCGCATGAACGGACTGCACGAAAGGTTTGCCGGCCTCGCGTTCGGCTGGCCGAGCGAAGCCCGCATCGTTGCGATCACTCTTAACCTTGCCTCAGTCGCGCTGGGCCTCGCGGAGGGGGCGCTGGAGTCGTTCCTCAGCTCGGCGCCCAAGCGCACACCGTTCAACCTTCCGTACGCAACCATTGCAGACTCACCGGGCACCCAGATCGTTGTCGGGCGCTCGCAGGCTGCCATCGATGCAGCCCGCTCCGTTGTGCAGAGCATCGCGGATGGCATCGACAGGAACAGCCTCGAGGGCCTCGACTTCACAGCGACCGAGGCATCGCGCACGCATATGGACCTCATCTTTGCGATTCGTCTGTGCCGCGACGCGATCGCCGACCTCGAAGAGGCGCTCGGTTCGTCTGTCGCGTTGCTGAGCAACCCGATCCAGAGAGCCCATCGAGACCTGCGGGTGCTCGCGTCACACGGTGCTATCCGCTTCGATCCGCTCGCAGAACTCACCGGCAAGGATGCTCTCGGTCGCAACCTTGATCCGACGTTCTCCGGTGGTCTGCCGAGCATCCCGTAG
- a CDS encoding flavin reductase produces the protein MSLKASELWRAVLAEYPTGVALVTAQLPDGSPVGMVVGSFTAISQDPPLVGYFGDDSSSTFQSIVSADRFAVSVFADSHDSLLRSFVRKDEGRYEQSGLTTTDSGLIRLDDAVVWFEARTQSVQRHGDHQLVVGAVVDFGVSTSDIGSPLLYRRGGFGAFAIPAEAVDARLIGDRLAAAQAAAEVLAPIASRLSRDIAVTALVGDSVVVVGMVPSAPVAPGESPPGTGPLRAIGLSLPFAAPVEPLFAAWAHERVRSFWMERARHLVGAVDRRQVEARLEAIRRRGFGVSVDQDLTARFIGTITDPSAERESYAQIWSEYAAQTIVSTSSILTLSDIAAVQVPVFDEHGQVALVLTVSDLGPFADEDALNAFADTLIAAADAASHVIARGPRGRS, from the coding sequence ATGTCGCTGAAAGCATCGGAGCTATGGAGGGCAGTACTTGCCGAATACCCGACCGGTGTCGCGCTCGTCACCGCACAACTGCCCGACGGCTCTCCCGTTGGCATGGTCGTCGGCAGTTTCACGGCGATCAGCCAGGATCCACCGCTCGTGGGTTACTTCGGCGACGACTCGTCGTCGACCTTTCAGTCGATTGTTAGCGCCGACCGATTCGCGGTGAGCGTCTTCGCCGACTCCCACGACAGCCTCCTGCGCTCCTTCGTTCGAAAAGACGAGGGTCGCTATGAACAATCGGGTCTGACGACGACAGACAGCGGCCTGATCCGCCTCGACGACGCGGTCGTCTGGTTTGAGGCTCGCACGCAGTCAGTGCAACGTCATGGAGACCACCAGCTCGTTGTCGGTGCCGTCGTGGATTTCGGCGTGAGCACATCCGATATCGGTTCTCCGCTTCTCTATCGTCGCGGAGGCTTCGGCGCCTTCGCCATCCCTGCGGAGGCGGTTGACGCGCGGTTGATCGGTGACCGGCTGGCGGCAGCGCAGGCGGCGGCGGAGGTGCTCGCGCCCATCGCCAGTCGGTTGAGCCGTGACATCGCCGTCACGGCTTTGGTCGGTGATTCGGTTGTCGTCGTTGGAATGGTGCCTAGTGCGCCGGTCGCGCCCGGCGAGAGCCCCCCGGGTACCGGCCCGCTGCGAGCCATAGGACTATCCCTTCCCTTCGCCGCACCGGTTGAGCCACTGTTCGCGGCGTGGGCACACGAGCGGGTGCGATCGTTCTGGATGGAACGTGCGCGGCACCTGGTTGGTGCCGTCGACCGCCGCCAGGTTGAAGCTCGCCTCGAAGCAATACGCCGCCGAGGATTTGGCGTATCAGTCGATCAAGACCTCACGGCCCGATTTATCGGCACAATTACAGATCCGAGCGCCGAGCGCGAGTCGTACGCGCAGATCTGGAGCGAATACGCAGCCCAGACGATTGTGAGCACGAGCTCAATCTTGACGCTCAGCGACATCGCCGCCGTGCAGGTTCCCGTCTTCGATGAACACGGCCAGGTTGCGCTCGTGCTCACCGTGAGCGATCTTGGCCCCTTTGCCGACGAGGATGCTCTCAACGCCTTCGCTGACACTCTCATCGCCGCAGCAGATGCGGCTTCGCACGTCATCGCCAGAGGGCCACGAGGCCGCTCCTGA
- a CDS encoding dipeptide/oligopeptide/nickel ABC transporter permease/ATP-binding protein: protein MMTTRSLALPRPKPVRGPFSRLMRRPLAVAAASVLFVIIGACLMAPFLPIPGPNEINLVRSLAGPSPEHLLGTDQLGRDLLSRLLFGGIPSFGYAGIVLFVSLALGIPLGICAGYLGGWWDRAIATIADIGLAMPVLIMTIVILSVFDGLFWVAMALLGVLMCPPVIRNVRGAVIAVRHENFVDAARVAGLSPVRIMATHILARIVGPLLVQATLIAALGISFTVGLAFLGFGPQPPDPTWGGMIQDAVLVLSRSQWPMFVAGVVLAISVLALTVLGDTVREATVDPWTGVSRRRRKTEPSLPVEPGSALVAVRDLKVEYSAGGRDVLVVDGVSFDIGPGEAVGLVGESGCGKSTVARAIARILPAAGRTVGGGVRFRDQAVLDLEGKPLQSYRGGSVAYVFQDPMGTLEPSMRVGDLLAHIVRLNHRVSRAEAKARALELLRRVQIADAEVVGRRYPHELSGGLAQRVAIARAIAGEPALLIADEPTTALDASIRLGILDLLRSLQRETGMALLIVSHDWDVVDYLCDRAIVMYAGQITESGRLEDLLVNSAHPYTHALLECRPKADSDRSKPLPSIAGQVAAPGSHRAACRFSDRCPIAKPVCTQSHIPLVQVGVDQQSRCLFAEELYVAPVSVVLTERI from the coding sequence ATGATGACGACCCGATCGCTTGCCCTCCCGCGACCGAAGCCCGTTCGTGGGCCGTTTTCGCGGCTCATGCGCCGACCGCTGGCCGTCGCGGCCGCGTCAGTGCTTTTCGTCATCATCGGCGCATGCCTCATGGCGCCGTTCTTGCCGATTCCAGGACCGAACGAGATCAATCTTGTGCGGTCTCTCGCCGGCCCGAGCCCTGAGCACCTGCTCGGCACAGACCAGCTGGGCCGCGATCTGCTGAGCCGGCTGCTCTTCGGGGGCATCCCCTCCTTTGGGTACGCCGGAATCGTTCTCTTTGTGTCTCTCGCTCTCGGCATCCCGCTCGGCATTTGTGCCGGGTACTTGGGGGGTTGGTGGGATCGCGCCATCGCAACGATCGCCGACATCGGCCTTGCAATGCCCGTTCTCATCATGACGATCGTGATCCTGAGCGTCTTCGACGGCCTGTTCTGGGTGGCGATGGCGCTGTTGGGTGTGCTCATGTGCCCTCCCGTCATCCGCAACGTTCGTGGTGCCGTCATTGCTGTCCGACATGAGAACTTCGTGGATGCGGCACGCGTAGCGGGGCTTTCGCCCGTGCGGATTATGGCAACCCATATCCTCGCCCGCATCGTCGGCCCCTTGCTCGTGCAGGCGACTCTCATAGCCGCGTTGGGCATCTCCTTCACTGTGGGCCTCGCATTCCTCGGATTCGGACCGCAGCCTCCAGACCCCACGTGGGGTGGCATGATTCAAGACGCAGTGCTCGTGCTCTCTCGCTCGCAGTGGCCGATGTTTGTCGCCGGGGTTGTGCTCGCGATCTCCGTGTTGGCGCTCACCGTGCTCGGTGACACCGTGCGTGAGGCGACGGTCGATCCGTGGACCGGGGTGTCTCGGCGTCGCAGAAAGACGGAACCATCTCTGCCGGTTGAGCCGGGATCGGCCCTCGTCGCCGTGCGTGACCTGAAAGTCGAGTATTCGGCGGGTGGTCGTGACGTGCTGGTCGTCGACGGCGTGAGCTTCGACATCGGCCCGGGTGAAGCGGTCGGGCTCGTCGGCGAATCCGGCTGCGGCAAGTCGACTGTGGCCCGCGCGATCGCGCGCATCCTGCCGGCCGCAGGCAGAACAGTTGGTGGCGGCGTTCGTTTTCGCGATCAGGCCGTTCTGGACCTTGAGGGCAAGCCTCTGCAGTCGTATCGGGGCGGATCTGTCGCCTACGTCTTTCAGGACCCGATGGGCACACTGGAGCCGTCGATGCGTGTCGGTGATCTGCTCGCCCACATCGTGCGACTCAACCATCGGGTCAGCCGCGCCGAAGCGAAGGCCCGGGCTCTTGAGCTGCTCCGCAGGGTGCAGATCGCAGACGCCGAGGTGGTCGGCCGGCGCTACCCGCACGAACTCTCGGGCGGCCTCGCCCAGCGAGTCGCCATTGCTCGTGCTATCGCGGGCGAGCCGGCTTTGCTCATCGCCGATGAACCGACGACAGCGCTCGATGCTTCCATCAGGCTGGGCATTCTCGACCTGCTCCGTTCTCTGCAGCGCGAGACGGGGATGGCGCTGCTGATTGTGAGCCACGACTGGGATGTTGTCGACTATCTGTGCGATCGCGCGATCGTTATGTATGCGGGTCAGATCACAGAATCGGGTCGGCTTGAAGATCTCCTCGTGAATAGCGCCCATCCCTACACTCACGCGCTGCTCGAATGCAGGCCGAAGGCAGACTCTGATCGGTCGAAGCCGCTGCCATCGATTGCGGGCCAGGTTGCCGCCCCGGGCTCCCACCGCGCTGCGTGCCGATTTTCTGATCGGTGCCCTATTGCGAAGCCCGTGTGCACCCAATCTCACATTCCGCTGGTGCAGGTCGGGGTCGACCAGCAGAGTCGCTGTCTTTTCGCCGAAGAGTTGTATGTCGCGCCGGTCAGCGTCGTGCTGACGGAGAGGATCTGA
- a CDS encoding acyl-CoA dehydrogenase family protein, whose translation MIDTAVDEATLVSRAVALVPLLREHADEAERIGRLPDVEIEAFRDAGFFTAMRPKETGGSAIGFSAFIDIVRALSRGDASAGWVAAFLMSHEWLLSRLNASAQAEVFADGPALAAAVAAPPGTAVPVDGGYRVTGRWRFASAVLHSKWIVVAAAGAEGPLAVISKVADGEVLDTWHVPGMKATGSTDFVLDDVFIPQHRVTDFIKYSSRENDGAALYPSYAALQYPMYRVLSLIHGAVAVGTAEGALELFPQLMAKRIRPASGVPYLEEPEAHAAYGRAAQEALVAGLLLDDAVSRTERLYAPGTAEPSMDERAKLNLDVAASGVEAFKAVDTLIQAAGASVLRDGADYDRIARNTLVMRNHTTLDWRHAQVLAGRVLLGQGLGAHAEAMY comes from the coding sequence GTGATTGATACTGCAGTCGATGAGGCCACACTTGTGTCTCGAGCCGTGGCGCTCGTGCCGCTTCTGCGCGAACATGCTGACGAGGCCGAGCGCATCGGCAGGCTTCCCGACGTAGAGATCGAGGCTTTTCGCGATGCGGGGTTCTTTACGGCCATGCGGCCGAAAGAAACAGGCGGCTCGGCGATTGGTTTCAGCGCCTTCATCGACATTGTGCGCGCTCTCTCGCGGGGCGACGCATCGGCTGGGTGGGTTGCCGCATTTCTCATGTCCCACGAATGGCTGCTTTCTCGGCTCAACGCCTCTGCTCAGGCTGAGGTATTCGCCGACGGTCCCGCGCTCGCCGCGGCCGTTGCAGCGCCCCCGGGTACCGCGGTGCCCGTCGACGGCGGCTACCGAGTCACGGGTAGATGGCGCTTCGCATCAGCGGTGCTGCATTCGAAGTGGATAGTCGTCGCTGCGGCGGGCGCCGAAGGCCCTCTCGCTGTGATCTCGAAAGTGGCGGATGGCGAGGTTCTCGACACCTGGCACGTTCCGGGTATGAAAGCGACCGGTTCCACCGACTTCGTACTAGACGATGTGTTCATACCGCAGCATCGGGTGACCGACTTCATCAAGTATTCGTCGCGGGAGAATGACGGGGCTGCCCTCTACCCCTCCTATGCGGCCCTGCAATATCCGATGTATCGCGTGCTGTCCCTCATTCACGGCGCCGTCGCCGTTGGCACTGCTGAGGGAGCGCTTGAGCTCTTCCCTCAGCTGATGGCGAAGCGCATCCGACCGGCCAGCGGGGTTCCGTACCTTGAGGAGCCTGAGGCGCACGCAGCCTATGGCCGCGCAGCACAGGAGGCCCTGGTTGCCGGACTCCTGCTCGATGACGCGGTAAGCCGCACCGAGCGGCTCTACGCTCCCGGCACGGCAGAGCCCTCCATGGACGAGCGAGCGAAGCTGAACCTGGATGTTGCGGCAAGCGGTGTTGAGGCATTCAAGGCTGTTGACACGCTCATTCAGGCGGCGGGGGCGAGCGTTCTTCGCGACGGCGCCGACTACGACAGAATTGCGCGAAACACGCTCGTCATGCGCAACCACACGACCCTCGACTGGCGGCACGCTCAAGTGCTCGCGGGTCGGGTTCTTCTCGGTCAGGGCCTCGGGGCTCACGCCGAGGCGATGTACTGA
- a CDS encoding ABC transporter permease, with protein sequence MIRLLLWRLALAVPLLVIVSLLTFLLIAVAPGDPAATVLGNSITDERLAEVRAQLGLDQPLLVQYWNWVSSAFQGDLGKSLLTSQPVMATIGQRIGVTMSLVVFALIVSTVGGLLIGMVGALRGGWVSRVLEWVAVVASAVPPFWLGFLLVTWFAIQAPLFPATGYITPAHSIQGWLHSLVLPVATLVAAPMMGIAKQTKDSMQESLAKDFVAALRADGMSERRIIWRHVLRNAAIPIVTLVGVFFIAMLGGTVFAETVFSLPGLGSLVVSSAQTGDFPVIQGVVVVLCLGVVIVNFLVEIAYGWLNPKARTT encoded by the coding sequence GTGATCCGTTTGCTCCTGTGGCGCCTTGCGCTTGCGGTGCCGCTGCTCGTAATCGTCTCGCTTCTCACCTTTCTTCTCATTGCGGTCGCGCCGGGGGATCCCGCCGCGACGGTTCTCGGTAACTCGATCACTGACGAGCGGCTTGCCGAAGTCCGGGCCCAGCTCGGCCTCGACCAGCCACTGCTTGTGCAGTACTGGAACTGGGTATCTTCGGCATTTCAGGGCGATCTCGGCAAGTCGTTGCTCACCTCACAACCCGTGATGGCCACGATTGGCCAGCGCATCGGGGTCACGATGAGCCTCGTTGTCTTCGCCCTGATCGTCTCCACCGTCGGAGGTCTCCTGATCGGTATGGTGGGGGCGCTGCGAGGCGGCTGGGTTAGTCGCGTGCTCGAGTGGGTGGCAGTGGTTGCTTCGGCTGTTCCCCCGTTCTGGCTCGGATTCCTTCTCGTTACGTGGTTCGCGATCCAAGCACCGCTGTTTCCGGCCACCGGCTACATCACTCCAGCACACTCGATTCAGGGATGGCTGCACTCGCTCGTTCTCCCCGTCGCTACGCTCGTTGCCGCCCCCATGATGGGCATCGCGAAGCAGACGAAGGATTCCATGCAGGAATCGCTTGCTAAGGATTTCGTGGCGGCCCTTCGCGCTGACGGCATGTCCGAGAGGCGGATTATCTGGAGGCATGTGCTGCGCAATGCGGCAATCCCTATCGTCACGCTCGTCGGAGTGTTTTTCATCGCAATGCTCGGCGGCACGGTCTTCGCCGAGACGGTATTTTCTCTCCCCGGGCTCGGCAGCCTTGTCGTGAGTTCGGCGCAGACCGGTGACTTTCCCGTCATCCAGGGCGTGGTCGTCGTGCTCTGCCTCGGGGTCGTCATCGTCAACTTTCTCGTAGAGATCGCATATGGCTGGCTCAACCCGAAAGCGCGGACAACATGA
- a CDS encoding nuclear transport factor 2 family protein codes for MDEDLRLRIERLEAAQAIQNVMSTYEYLHSAYRNADIVELFADVDDVLIEMPAGIWRGRDAAHRCFGVTFEKELTRPDRRGELVEHTLTTPIIEVAGDAKTAKAVWNSPGHEVHRFFWVEGNPRIEFWYWCTYSVDFLRTSEGWKIWHLHVYQTWASEVGKSVVDSPVPPEPPIPNGPGRPDEPISFETKYSVERAPQLVPVPPKPYATWVGDDEVPIP; via the coding sequence GTGGACGAAGATCTCCGCCTGCGCATCGAACGGCTCGAAGCCGCCCAGGCCATACAGAACGTGATGAGCACCTACGAGTACCTCCACTCGGCCTACCGCAACGCTGACATTGTGGAGCTCTTCGCAGACGTCGACGACGTGCTCATCGAAATGCCCGCGGGAATCTGGCGTGGGCGGGATGCTGCCCACCGCTGCTTCGGCGTGACTTTCGAGAAGGAACTCACCAGGCCCGACCGCCGAGGTGAGCTCGTCGAACACACGCTCACGACGCCGATTATCGAGGTCGCGGGCGACGCGAAGACGGCTAAGGCCGTGTGGAACTCCCCCGGCCACGAGGTGCATCGCTTCTTCTGGGTGGAGGGCAACCCTCGCATCGAGTTCTGGTACTGGTGCACCTACTCGGTCGACTTCCTTCGCACGAGCGAAGGGTGGAAGATCTGGCATCTTCACGTCTATCAGACGTGGGCGAGTGAAGTCGGCAAGAGCGTCGTCGACAGCCCTGTTCCGCCGGAGCCACCCATCCCCAACGGGCCGGGCCGCCCCGACGAACCCATCTCGTTCGAGACGAAGTACAGTGTGGAGCGAGCACCGCAGCTCGTGCCGGTGCCGCCGAAGCCCTATGCCACCTGGGTTGGGGATGACGAGGTGCCAATTCCGTGA